DNA from Daucus carota subsp. sativus chromosome 1, DH1 v3.0, whole genome shotgun sequence:
CAGCCCAAACTGTAGGGTTTTAAGCTTATCCTCCGTTCTCACCCTCACTCACACCTTCGCCGccgtctctctccctctctctctatctctcccaTCAGATCGAGAATTAAGCTAATGAATATATTCAATTAGGGTTTAGCACTCGAAGTAATCGTTATAGtctaatatattttcaattcaATCGCATCGAAATGGCGTCTGCTAATCCATTCGATCTCCTCGTTGATGACGACAACGACGACGTCTCGCAGCTCATCCAGAAGCTCCCGCCGCCGGTGAAGAAAGCTCCGGTCGTCGAGGCTCCGGCGAAGGCCGCCGGAAAGCTGCCGTCCAAGCCTCTTCCTCCTGCTCAGGCTGGTAAAAATCTTATCTTTTACTATTAGAACTACAGAAATCTCGTCTTTTTACTGTTAAAGCTGTAAAAATCCAATCCTTTTTACTATTGTAGCTTTAAAAGTTCAATTTTTTACTATTAAAGCAGCAAAAATCTAGTCTTTTTACTAAGAAAGCTGTTTATTTGCACGTTTGTTTGCATAAATGTATAAAAATCTTATCTTTATCATTAGAAAGCTGTATAATTGCtcgtttttcttatttttataaaacacgTGATTTTGTATGACATGTTAATAAATGCCAGGTGAGCAAAGCTTGTTGAATTTTTTGTGGAGATAATAGAGAGGTGTTATGTATGTGATATATATTGGATTGGTTAGTtttacagattctgatgatgtcCTAATGTTTTCCGTATGACGTTCTATAGAATATTTATCTTGCTATATAGTTTAAATGGTTGGCTGATGTTAACTTTGTGGAAAGTGAAATATCGAGGATTAGCTAAACAATTTGAGAAGATGAGATTGTGTACCTGTTACTTTTTTACTAGAAAAGGATGAAGCTTTTTAAGTAAGATAATTTATGTTTCACTGGCTAATACTTATAGAGAACATGTAACTTGTAAGACACCTGTAATAGATAAATTCCCAACATAAGTCACTAAAGAGCTTCGTAGAAAAAAGTGAGGTGGTCTGTTTGTTTTTTGATGTCATTTTACCCTGCTATATTTAAAACTACGTGCTTCTTGCCTTCTTTTGGGTTGGTGAtgcttgtttttattattttcatattatttaatagtACACATGTTCTTGATGTCATTTTAACATGATAGATCCTGATATGTAATAATTTTTAGTCTCTCTCcctgtgtgtatatgtatcttCTTACAGATATTGTTTTTTCTCCATTCTATGTAGTATTACATATGCACTCAATGTAATATAACATGCTACCTCATGAAATGCATTACTTTTTGTCTCTTTCTGTCTGAACATATACATCatacgtgtgtgtgtgtgtgtgtattattgaGATAACAGTATAAAGATGACATTGATCTTTTGAAACTAGAAGATGAGAATTCGGATCCTACCCCCTTTCAATTTCAAAACAGAAGGggtcaataaaaaaaaataagaaatctactaacttaaatatattttagtggTAGTGAAATATATGCTCTGAATTTAACCTATTCCTGTAATTGAAAAGTGAGGGAGTCCAGGGGTGATGGTCAGCGAGGTGGAGGACGTGCTGGTGGACGTGGAACTGGCCGTGGCCGTGGTGGTGCTGGAAGATTTGGCCGTGATCCTGCAGATAATGGAAACTCTTACAGCAGTAACAATAATGGGTTTTCTGGAGGATACAACAGACAACCTGAGGAAGGTGATTTAGACAAGTCATCTGATAGGCGCGGAGGATATGGTGGTCCTCGTGGTGGGGCTCCTCGTGGTGGTCGCCGCGGTGGTTTCAGCAATGGAGATGCTGCAGATGGTGAACGCCCTCGAAGGGTATATGAACGCCATAGTGGGACTGGCCGCGGGTTAGTCTTTAGCTTCTGTGTCATCAAGTGTCTTGGCATTGTGTAACTGTTTCATTTCTTATATTGCTTGTTGTGTATTAATTTCATCTTATGTTTATGCAGAAACGAGTTCAGTAAGCGTGATGGTGCTGGGAGGGGCAACTGGGGAACTCCCACTGACGACATTGCCCCGTGAGGACTTCACTCTGAACTCCCAAGTTTGAATTAGTATGTTAGTTTTATGATTAATGGTTTTGTCAAATTATCTAATTTAATTACATGTTCAGGGTAAACGAAGAGCTTGTCAATGATGGTGAGAAGAATGTTGATGTTGAGAAACAAGCAGAGCAGGAAGATGCTGGTGATGCAAGCAAGGAGAATCCTGTGACTGAGCCTGAAGAGAAGGAGCCTGAGGTCAAGGTGGCTTTctctttatataatttttctgtGTCGTCGTATTATAATATGCACAACTTGTGCTTGTCTTGATGAAAAAATTGCTAGAGAAGTGGAGCGAAAGATTGTGCTAAAGCGAATTTAGGAATATAAATGCACATGCTAGTAATGCATTATTACAGTAGATGTAAAAAATTGGGCTTAATGATTCTGGAACCAAGTCTAATGTGCATACACACCATCTCCTTAATACTGTGAATGTCCAATTGTTTTTGAGTCTGGATATTGGTATATTATTTGACATACAATTTGTTGTTTCTTTACTTCGGTTCTATAGGAAATGACTCTGGAGGAGTATGAGAAGGTGCGTGAGGAGAAGAGAAAGGCACTGCTGGCCCTTAAATCTGAAGAGAGAAAGGTTGACTTGGACAAAGATTTTGAATCAATGCAGCTTCTTTCAAGCAAGAAAAATGAAGAGGAGATCTTTGTCAAATTGGTGAGCCTTTAGGCATTGTAAAATGTTTCTCCAAGCCATTACTTACTTCACTCAGTCTTGGCATAACGAAAGTATATGATTGTATCAGGGGTCTGATAAGGAAAAGCGTAAGGAGGCTGAAAAGGAAGAGAAAGCCAGAAAGGTGAAGTCACTTGGTTCACTTACTTTGCATATTTAGGGTTGCTTGCTTCCATGTCTTTGTGATTGTTTAAGACTTTGTACCAAGCGATTGTCTCTTTTTTCTCTGTGCCTACTTTATAATCCTTTAATATTGAATGTACAGGCTCTCAGCATTAATGAGTTTCTAAAGCCTGCTGAAGGAGAAAAATACTATGGCCCTGGTCGTGGACGTGGACGCGGCCGTGGTCCAAGAGGAGGATACACTGGAAACTTTGGGAACAATGTACCTGCCCCGATAATCGAAGATCAATACCAATTCCCTACCTTGGGGGCTAAGTGACTGAGTGAGAGGTTTCCTCCCTGCCACTGATGTCTTCATGGTTCTTAGTGGCAGTATATCAGCAGGGATTGTTCTAAAATTTTCTGAAAGGTTGTCTTGATAGTGTAAATTTTAGATGCCTTGCTGGGGTTTTACACCCTTGGTTTTTGGACTTGTTATGGTACACTGTTATAGGATATTAGGTTTTATTTACattatggattttaaacaatggCACCAATTTTGATTTGGTTTTGGTAAGAACAATTTAGATTATCTTTtctcgattttttttttatacccTTCCCAACTTTTTTATTCGCCGCGGTGCCAGCCTGACCTGATGACCCTATGTTCTTCCGTTGATGAATGATATTATTGTGTTTGTGTACTTATGTTCAGAGGATGTTTTTTTTCCATATGCTCATGAAGGTGGGACTTATGACCACATGGGCAGATCCAGGAGGCTCTGTCAAGTTGGCTTTGTACATATCTTGTACTATTGCTATTCCCTTTTTAGTGGCCATGTTCCTTTCATATTCCTTAAAGCTCATCAAATTGTTTACCTTTGAAATGAATGGTTGCATATGCATTTTGTTTCTTGAAAATAGAAACTTctggataaaatttaataattaaacttttagtcaaaataaaagaattttaaatataaattatgaagcTATACTTTATATGAGCTTTGGTAGTAGATGAAtgtcattttaattaattgtacTACTGCTATATGTTATTCAAAGATCTTGAAAATCCATATGACATTTTTCGattgatataattttcaaaaagtatgATGTAAAACTTCACTAAAACAAGATCCTAATCCTAATTTATTCCTTACTTTCAAGTGATGACTAactatttcttatttatttataaagcaAAATAGTTGAAAAAAGTCATTTTTTAATCCATGTATCCCCAAAGCTGtcagataaaattttaaatacatcaTTTTTTTCTCTCGAGATTGATATAAATCGAATAAACCGTTAACGAGTTCAAATTAATTTTCGGCCCTGTGACCCTGTCCTATATAATGTGGAAGAGCCCGCGCATTTTTAATACAGTTGCAGCAATGTGTTTGAAGCATCACATTCTCAGAAACACAAGAAACATACTTCTTACATCGTCTCTTAAAACATTCTCTTCATCACAAAACCAAAGACATTATCATACATTCTCTAatcaacacaattttaatgatGTAATAGCATCAAACAAGTTGATAACTAATTACATTCGATGTAATGATCTGGGTTCAGCTCTTAAAGTGTTTGAATCAATGCCAGTTAAGAGTACTGTTACTTGGAATTCAATCTTGGCGGGGTATTTGAAAAAGCCCGGGAAAGTTGTCGAGGCCCGGAAGGTGTTTGATGGAATTCCTGAACCGGATAATGTGTCGTGTAATACGATGCTTGCTTGTTATGTGAATAATGGGGAAATGGGTGCTGCTTGGAGGTTTTTTGGGGAAATGGGGTTTAGAGATATTGCGTCGTGGAATACTATGATTTCTGGTTTTTCGAAGAGTGGGATGATGAGTGAGGCTTGTAGGCTTTTTGAGGTGATACCGGAGAAGAATGATGTGACTTGGAATGCAATGATTTCAGGGTATGCTGAGTCGGGGGATTTGGAGTCGGCTGTGAGGTTGTTTGGGATTGCTCCGGTGAAGAGTGTGGTAGCGTGGACAGCGATGGTGAGTGGGTATATGAAGTGTGGGAGAGTGGAGGTGGCGAAGAAGGTGTTTACTGAGATGCCTGTGAAGAATGTGGTTACGTGGAATTCGATGATTGCTGGATATGTTGAAAATGGTCGAGCAGAGGATGGTGTAAAGCTTTTTAGGAGGATGGTGGAATCTGGGGTCAGGCCGAATTCATCAAGCATGAGTAGTGTTTTGTTGGGTTGTAGTGAACTATCAGCCTTGAAGCTGGGTAAACAAGTTCATTTGTTTATTAGTAAATGCCCACTGCACTCAGATGTGAAAGTAGGGACTTCGTTAATTAGCATGTATTGCAAATGTGGAGAACTGGAGGATGCATGGAAAGTGTTCAATGAGATGTTGCAGAAAGATGTTGTCACTTGGAATGCCATGATTTCAGCGTATGCTCAGTATGGAAAAGGTGAGAAAGCTCTTAGTTTGTTTGATAAGATGTGGAATTGTGGGATGAAACCAGATCGAATTACTTTCGTCGCTGTGTTATCGGCTTGTAACCATGCGGGATTGGTCGATGTAGGGGTTCAGTATTTTTACACAATGCAGAAGGATTATGGGGTTACAGCTAAAGAAGATCACTATACATGTGTAGTTGATCTTCTTGGTCGAGCTGGAAAGCTTGTTGAAGCTGTGGACCTAGTCAAAAGGATGCCTTACAAACCTCAACCTGCTATATTTGGAATTCTTTTGGGAGCTTGTAGAATCCATAAAAACTTGGAAGTAGCTGAGTTTGCTGCCAGGAACTTGCTTGATTGTGATCCCACCAGTGCAACTGGTTATGTTCAGCTAGCTAATGTTTATGCAGCAATGAACAAGTGGGACCGTGTTTCTATGATTCGAAAATCAATGAAGGGAAATAATGTTGTAAAAACTCCTGGGTATAGTTGGATTGAAGTAAATAATGCGGTTCATGAATTCAGATCCGCAGACAGGCTACACCCAGAACTGGCATCAATACACAAAAAACTAAACGAACTGGAAAAGGATTTGAAGGTGGCTGGGTACATGCCAAAGTTTGAATTTGCGTTGCATGATGTAGATGAGGAGCAGAAAAGGCAAATGCTGTTATGGCATAGTGAGAAACTTGCTATTGCATATGGATTGCTCAAATTGCCAATAGGAACTCCAATCCGCTTATTCAAGAACTTGAGGGTTTGCGGGGACTGCCATCATGCTACTAAATTTATATCAAGAATAGAAGGAAGAGAAATTATTGTCAGAGATACAACAAGATTTCATCATTTCAAGAATGGTATCTGCTCTTGTGGTGATTATTGGTGAGCTAGTCCAGTTCACCTTAAggggaacaaatcaagatcagCAGTATCGCAACGTTAAAATTGAATGAACGACCAATTTGTGATCAAACAACAGTATAATTACAGTATGATGGCGCGAGCCAAGATGAATATGAAGAGCCAGAGAAGTGAGctgaagaaaaaaatataattctttttcccaatcattaatataatataaagagtCCAAATATCAGAGCCAGACAGACACTGCCCACCAAAATACATGGTtgactttctctctctagctTTCTCTTTCTAGAAATAGATTGTTTGATTGAATCTCATCTGGAAGAAGAAAGGGGAAGATGCATAGATCTTCTAGCTCAAATAGAGTCTCTGAACATCTGTATCCTCAGTTACCAGCATCAGCATCTTCACCATCTTTGACTTTGAGACAATCATCATCAGAATTATTTACTGATGAATTGCCTACTTTACATCCCAAATCATACGTAGCTATGAGACAGAAGGCTCGTCTCCAAATTGCTGACTCAGCTATCCATATCATCCCCTTTATATTGATCTTCTCTGTCCTTGTTCTCTGGTTCTTCTCGAAACCAGGTAAGACTTTTTTCTAATTCTTTATTCACATCTCCATagcttaaattttattttgttgcaAGGGGATTCAGCAATTAGTTTACAATCGgagaaattatataattttgaacactAGTTACTGTAGGCTCTAGCCTCTacatattaaattcaaattaagaaACATTGTTCACTTTAGAATcaatgaaattaataaaatgattcCTTTAGTACTGATTGATAGCCTGCTTGACTGTTGGACCTTATTAGAATATTTCCACTAGTAACAACAATTTTAAGTTGGCACTATGACATGAAAAAACAAGAGTTGAACTGCTAATGTAGAATTTATAATGTGTGAGATGGATATTAACAATATCTTTGTATTCTTGATGATTTTTATGAGTTTTTATCTTTTGGGTCCCGATTGCTTGGATTTTTTTAACAGACTAGAGAAAAATAACGCACCCTGTACTTTTTTGTGCTGAAATACTTATCGACAATCTCTTGTTGGTGAGGATTGCATGTGTAAATTGACATAACCGAAGAAAGAGTCTGTACAGCAAGAAGTTTTTAATATATCTATTCGGAGAGAGGAGCACGGTTTAATTTAGTCATAACTTGTTGACATGAAACAATACAGTGCAGATAAATTATAGAACAAGGGAAATCGGGGAACATAAAACATATAGATTAATGGGTCATTGAAATCTGAAAACTGATGTTATACCCAtgatgataaaataatttaggGGTGAGCATAAAAATCCGAAATCCGGATTATCCGATATTCCGGTCCGGTATCCGATTTAAAATATCCGGAAAtttggatatccgatccgaataAATCGGACCAGATATCCGATCCGGTTTTTTTCTATAAATTCGGATCCggatcacatatatataagaaagcggatatccggatccgatccggttttattatttttaattaaaaaatatttttataaataatatacagtactttttttaatcttttaaatagaatatttgttacaaaattttactttgtgcatctatatttttttaacaacaaCATTGTGTGAAATTTACTCCCAGTTGATTTTAAGTCTTTAAGATGTTGAGATTTAAGTAGGCCGAGGGAGAATTTTAGCCTTAATGAACATTCGCAGAGATGAGCCACTCAATTATGCAGAAGCATAGAGACATAGATGTTAAAAAACTGCAACTTTATGCATCAAGAGCAGTAGTGCTTAATAGTTTATCTGAGATCAACAAAGAGTCTCTGTTGAATGCTAATTGTTAAAAGATGGATAATCAGCCCTTTATTAAAGACACCAGATATATTGCCTGagctactttttttttttgaaattgccTAAGCTACTGATAatagtttttctttttatacttgtgggaaaaaaaagttaaacattacaaatttatggatttagaaagtaatacatatttttttagaagAAACACGATCCGGATTTTCCGTTTTCCGATCTGATTTAGGAGGATATCCGAATATCCGGATATCCGATTAAACCGGATGCGGAATGAAAATTTAGCGATCCGaaaaaccggatatccggttttgctcacccctactattattattcattcTTTGTTTCCTTGTTATAATGGGGTTGTTTGGTATTTGATATTACGTATTGTCATTGTCTCGTAGTATATGATgtattagatgtaaattagcaTTTTCAAAGATATATGCCCGCGATGCACATAATAATTTAAGGTTTGCAACATATTGAATTTGATgctattaatttcttttacagCAGTTTCTTGGTGAATAGAGATGGCATCGAGCAATGAAGGAGTTCAAGGTTTTGATCCAGCTCATACTTATATAGATACAGGTACACCTCAATAATAAGTTCCGGGAGGAAATctataggattttttttttatattgtcatgattttttttgtatcATTAGAGATGcaaatctttttaatttatacatgtTTCATATAGAAAATTGCACACATTGTTCAGTACTGGAATACTAATTCTCGATAAATGGACATACCGATTATTTTTCCTTGTTGCCAATGGCTCTGCTATGTACTGTATGTTACATATAATCTCTATTCTGTATTATGCAAATTAATATctgttaattttaatattgcatACTGGGTAAGGATACTTCTACAGACATAACTACGCCCTTGCTTATGTTGAATTATATAAGATCCAGTTGAGGCCTAAGATCCCGTATAGACTGGTCACCTGATACGGAATCAGAGCCAGGTTCGAGTCCGAGTGGCTAACAggattgaataatataattactAGAAATTCACTTTTTACAAATACTTTCACAGTCTTGTCTAGTTCCAGTACAACTCTTATTAGTACTACAACACCAACAAGTTGACGGCTCTGTTCCTATTTCTGTATCCAGACATATCTTAGGATAGCAGAAACCATTGTCACCTTCAGACGATGTCTTAGTTGTCACACCTGCTGACTCGTCGTTTTTCCGCGAAATGAATGACTTCTCGTCGATCATCATGCCTGCTTCAAAAATCGAAAAGCTTCAAACATCAGCACAATTACTCTATATAAAGACCATAATATTATTTGATCTCATCATTGTAGTAAATTACGAAATAGTCCAATGGTAAAGACGTATCCCCAGTATCGGAATGAATCAACGGGATACAGGGGACATACTTACATTCATGGAGAACAAACTGGCAAACAAGAACTATgtaaaacaatttcactaggtGCAGCTTAGAAGGGGCCATGAGTATATTGAACTGCTAATAGATTTTATTGCTTGATTATACAAAAATGgtgtttatatcatataaacGTTATCTGTTAGCATTAATGCTGGCCTATAAAGTACAAAAGTTGAGGTCACCAGAAAGATCTGCATTGCTGCCTCGAGATAAATCTAGATCATCTTTTCTTACTCCCTCTAAAATACAATACAaacgtttgattttttgacacacatttcGAAATTTTTTGACCGcatagttaaaatcattattttttagaattttctttttttgacagaaatatataagtaatattataattcaaatttttttaaaaaaataatgatattaaCTATGCGGTCAAGAATGTAgaaatgtgtgtcaaaaaaaatcaaacgaaCTATATTTctaaacagagggagtatttagaaaaaaaaaacttttataattttaagtgatgaccaacattttctttttcttttgttttttattgAAACTACCAACATTTTCCTAAAACTACCAACAtatgagcacggttggatagcctAGTGGTTAAGGGCTtgtcctctgtcgtcccaggtcttgggttcgaccctggctcatgtcgagaatatcttagaacagatactcatttgtaaggctataagtagaggtggcaatatggatgcaaaaccattaaaccaatccaaaccaaaccaaaccaaaattgtgaatttgaatccatttaaaatcacatttagaaaaatggatttggtttggtttttagtcTCACATTTTTCACAAAATATGGTTCTAACCACATTTGGTCTCACTTTTAACACTATTATGTTCCTTTTGGTTTTTAGTCTCACATTTTTCACAAAATATGGTTCTAACCACATTTGGTCTCACTTTTAACACTATTATGTTCcttttttttactttctttctttttgctaattatCACACATGCATATCCCATGGTTCGAACTC
Protein-coding regions in this window:
- the LOC108204895 gene encoding RGG repeats nuclear RNA binding protein A isoform X2, which translates into the protein MASANPFDLLVDDDNDDVSQLIQKLPPPVKKAPVVEAPAKAAGKLPSKPLPPAQAVRESRGDGQRGGGRAGGRGTGRGRGGAGRFGRDPADNGNSYSSNNNGFSGGYNRQPEEGDLDKSSDRRGGYGGPRGGAPRGGRRGGFSNGDAADGERPRRVYERHSGTGRGNEFSKRDGAGRGNWGTPTDDIAPVNEELVNDGEKNVDVEKQAEQEDAGDASKENPVTEPEEKEPEEMTLEEYEKVREEKRKALLALKSEERKVDLDKDFESMQLLSSKKNEEEIFVKLGSDKEKRKEAEKEEKARKALSINEFLKPAEGEKYYGPGRGRGRGRGPRGGYTGNFGNNVPAPIIEDQYQFPTLGAK
- the LOC108204895 gene encoding RGG repeats nuclear RNA binding protein A isoform X1; this encodes MASANPFDLLVDDDNDDVSQLIQKLPPPVKKAPVVEAPAKAAGKLPSKPLPPAQAVRESRGDGQRGGGRAGGRGTGRGRGGAGRFGRDPADNGNSYSSNNNGFSGGYNRQPEEGDLDKSSDRRGGYGGPRGGAPRGGRRGGFSNGDAADGERPRRVYERHSGTGRGNEFSKRDGAGRGNWGTPTDDIAPVNEELVNDGEKNVDVEKQAEQEDAGDASKENPVTEPEEKEPEVKEMTLEEYEKVREEKRKALLALKSEERKVDLDKDFESMQLLSSKKNEEEIFVKLGSDKEKRKEAEKEEKARKALSINEFLKPAEGEKYYGPGRGRGRGRGPRGGYTGNFGNNVPAPIIEDQYQFPTLGAK
- the LOC108207791 gene encoding pentatricopeptide repeat-containing protein At4g16835, mitochondrial, which produces MWKSPRIFNTVAAMCLKHHILRNTRNILLTSSLKTFSSSQNQRHYHTFSNQHNFNDVIASNKLITNYIRCNDLGSALKVFESMPVKSTVTWNSILAGYLKKPGKVVEARKVFDGIPEPDNVSCNTMLACYVNNGEMGAAWRFFGEMGFRDIASWNTMISGFSKSGMMSEACRLFEVIPEKNDVTWNAMISGYAESGDLESAVRLFGIAPVKSVVAWTAMVSGYMKCGRVEVAKKVFTEMPVKNVVTWNSMIAGYVENGRAEDGVKLFRRMVESGVRPNSSSMSSVLLGCSELSALKLGKQVHLFISKCPLHSDVKVGTSLISMYCKCGELEDAWKVFNEMLQKDVVTWNAMISAYAQYGKGEKALSLFDKMWNCGMKPDRITFVAVLSACNHAGLVDVGVQYFYTMQKDYGVTAKEDHYTCVVDLLGRAGKLVEAVDLVKRMPYKPQPAIFGILLGACRIHKNLEVAEFAARNLLDCDPTSATGYVQLANVYAAMNKWDRVSMIRKSMKGNNVVKTPGYSWIEVNNAVHEFRSADRLHPELASIHKKLNELEKDLKVAGYMPKFEFALHDVDEEQKRQMLLWHSEKLAIAYGLLKLPIGTPIRLFKNLRVCGDCHHATKFISRIEGREIIVRDTTRFHHFKNGICSCGDYW